In a genomic window of Helianthus annuus cultivar XRQ/B chromosome 10, HanXRQr2.0-SUNRISE, whole genome shotgun sequence:
- the LOC110882595 gene encoding beta-glucuronosyltransferase GlcAT14A gives MMKLKEFKFLHYEKKLVLSLAMVSTISIFLFTISLNLGTEDKLNSFQIETNKTGSSATVPRFAYLVSGSKGDLNKLWRTVRALYHPWNYYVLHLDLESPLEERMELASRVENDPVFSTVGNVYVIPKANMVTYRGPTMVSNTLHACAILLRKFKDWDWFINLSASDYPLVTQDDLLYVFRDLKRDLNFLEHTSQLGGKAKRRAMPLMVDPGLYLNTKSDVFWVQPKRALPTAFKLFTGSAWMILSRSFVEYCIWGWDNLPRTLLMYYTNFVSSPEGYFQTVICNAPEFVPTVVNHDMHFISWGGLYSQHPDILTINDTEKMIASGVAFARKFKQDTLVLDRIDDELLHRKNGSFTPGGWCMGYPSCTKVGKPTQVKPGPGAQRLRQLIGKLLQAPKFSQSQCQ, from the exons ATGATGAAGCTTAAAGAATTTAAATTTCTTCACTATGAAAAAAAATTGGTGCTCTCATTAGCCATGGTTTCAACCATATCCATCTTTCTGTTCACAATATCTCTCAATTTGGGTACTGAAGACAAACTCAATTCATTTCAAATTGAAACGAATAAAACCGGATCTTCTGCTACTGTTCCTCGTTTCGCTTATTTGGTTTCTGGGTCGAAAGGGGATTTAAACAAGTTATGGAGGACAGTGAGAGCATTGTATCATCCATGGAACTATTATGTTCTTCATCTTGATCTTGAATCGCCACTCGAGGAGAGAATGGAGCTTGCTTCGCGGGTTGAAAATGATCCGGTTTTTTCTACAGTTGGGAATGTTTATGTGATCCCAAAAGCTAACATGGTTACATATAGAGGACCAACAATGGTGTCTAACACTCTTCATGCTTGTGCCATTCTTCTTAGAAAGTTTAAGGATTGGGATTGGTTTATAAACCTCAGTGCCTCGGATTATCCTCTAGTGACTCAGGATG ATCTTCTTTATGTGTTCCGTGATTTGAAGAGGGATTTGAATTTCCTCGAGCATACGAGCCAATTAGGGGGGAAAGC GAAAAGGAGGGCAATGCCATTGATGGTTGACCCGGGACTATACCTAAACACAAAGTCGGATGTCTTTTGGGTTCAACCAAAGCGAGCTCTCCCGACAGCCTTTAAATTGTTTACAGGGTCGGCATGGATGATTCTCTCACGTTCATTTGTTGAATACTGCATATGGGGTTGGGATAATCTTCCAAGAACTCTACTCATGTACTACACAAATTTCGTCTCATCACCCGAAGGTTACTTTCAAACTGTTATCTGCAACGCCCCAGAATTCGTACCAACCGTGGTTAACCATGATATGCATTTTATATCTTGGGGCGGCCTTTACAGTCAACATCCTGATATCCTAACCATAAATGACACAGAAAAAATGATAGCAAGCGGGGTTGCGTTCGCACGCAAGTTCAAACAAGATACTCTTGTATTGGATAGAATCGACGATGAGTTACTACACCGTAAGAATGGTAGTTTCACCCCAGGTGGATGGTGCATGGGATACCCGTCTTGCACCAAGGTTGGGAAACCAACACAGGTCAAACCAGGTCCGGGTGCTCAAAGGCTTCGCCAGCTTATAGGGAAGTTGCTTCAAGCACCTAAGTTTAGTCAGAGTCAATGCCAATAG